The region ATAAAGGTTCCGGCGCCAACGACCGACAAGTAAAAGTATTGTCGAGTATCGGACAGATTTTATGTGAAACCGGAAAATGCAGAGAGGCAATGAAGTTGTTGAGAAGAGCCATGGATATGAGTCTGCAAATAAAAAACAAGGGCTCTATTATGGAGGCTTCGTATTTATTATCAGAAGCCCTCGAAAAGCAAGGCGATTTAGCAGGCGCTATCCATTACATGAAACTGTATAACCAAACCAAGGATTCTTTGGTAAATGAAAGAAATACGAATGCTATGGAGCAAATGCAAGCTTTGTATGAATCCAATGAGAAGGACAAAGAAATTAAATCCTTAAGCAGTGAAAATGAAATGCAAGCCATGCGTGTAAACAGGCAGAGAACAGCCTTGGTGACTTTAATCGGAGGACTCGCGCTTTTGGTAATAGTTGCACTATTGTTGTTTAACCGATATAATATTAAGAGGAAAGCAAATGTTGAACTGGCGCGTGCTTATCAGAAGATAGAAGTAAAAAACAATCAGATCACAGACAGCATAAATTATGCAAAGAGAATTCAAACCGCAATTCTTCCGCCGCAGGAAGCTATAAAAGCACATTTAAAGAATCATTTTATTTATTACAGTCCGAAAGATATTGTGAGCGGTGATTTTTATTGGTTTACGCATCATAATAGCAAATCGTTTTTCGCGGTGGCAGATTGTACCGGACATGGTGTTCCCGGTGCCTTGATGAGCATGATTGGAAATACTTTGCTAAATGAAATTGTAAATCAAAAAAATATTTTAGATCCCGCCGAAATTTTGTTCCATCTTAACGAAGGCGTGATAAAAGCTTTACGTCAGAGTGGAGTTGATATCATGGAGCAAGACGACGGCATGGATATTTGTGTTTGTTACATCGACGATAAAAAGAAAAACGAATTGCAATACGCCTCTGCCAACTTAAGTATTTATGTAAAGAGCAATGGTGTAGCCAAAGAATTGAAAGGCGATATTTTCTCCATTGGCGGAGGACTTGGTTCTTCCGGCAAAATGTTTCAAACAAAAACAGAATTATTGAATGATGGCGATGCTGTCATCATGAGTACAGATGGGTATTACGATCAGTTTGGAGGAAGCAATAATTCGAAGTTTCTGGTTTCTAATTTTGAGAATTTGATTACGCAAATAGATTTTGTAAACGGACAACCACAGCAAATACTTAAGGAAAAATTGGAAAGCTGGAAAGGTCAACGTCATCAAACAGATGATGTTTTAGTTGCCGGATTTATTATTTAATTCTGAATAGTTTCAATAGGCATTTGGCAGAGTTTTGAAAAACGCTCGCCGGATAATTGCATATCCTTATCGCCTTTATCAAAATACCATCTAATGGCCACCGACTTTGTTTTCGATAATTCCTTTAAGAGCGAAATTATCTTAAAGATTTGTTTAGAGGAAGAAGTATTGAAATATTCCAGTTTAAATTCGGCAGTTGTACTAGAAGGTGCATTATTCAAATACACACTCAACCATTCGATAACCGGTTGGTAGAAAGTGGCGGAATCTTCAGGTAATGATTTCCCGCTGATGCTAAGTAAGCCATTAGTTTTATGCAGCGTAACCGCCGGTGTGTCTTCTGTTGCCTTTATTTCATAGACATCTTCCATTAAAAAGCAATAAAAGCATTAATAGATAAAAAGGAATAAGCATTGGCGCAATTCACAACGGTATAATCAATATTATTGCCGCTTTTCATTTTAATATCAATGAAGCCGAGTCCCGCGCCTTTTTGTCCGGGCTCTTGTTCTTTAACAATGGTTTCAGAATATAAATCTTCGAGTTGTGAATTGTTGAGCGAATTAACCAAATCAATTTTTTGTTTCAGCGCATTGACTTCCGAATTATTGATATAATTACCGGATGAGATGCAACAACCTTTATCATTACTCGACACAATTAAAATCCCGTGCTTGCCAAGAGATTCTTTATTAGGGGTAGAAGCATGATTGCAAATATTCTGCAATAACTCTACCATTACGTTCACCGTTTTTCTTTTAAAGGCCAGATCATCATTTTTACTTACGCTGCCTTCGGTCATGGTGAGGAGACTTTTTAAATTCTCGTGCGTAAATACACCCTGATAAATTAAATTGATTTTATGTTCCTTGGTAAAATCATGCAAACGCATAATATTATCCGGACTGTTATTTAATTCTGCCGTACTTTTTTCGGAATGAACTTTTGTGTTGAAGTAGAAAAAAGAAGAATTATCTTTTAGCTTGCGGAAATGATACAAAAGTTTATTTCCTGATTTACGCGCCATTTCAATGAGACCTAAACCGGCGCCGCCTTTATCGGATAAACCCGTGTTTTCCAAAACATATTTAGAATATTCTTTCAAGCCATCCGGATCCAGCGAATTGATTTTCTCAATGCTGCTGCTTAATTCAGCCGTTTTAGAATCATCAATAATATTTCCGCTCGTTAGAGAGTATTCGCCGTTTTTATTAAGTACAACAAAAAAAGCGTGATTTTCTTCTGATTGTGTTAAGTCCTGATGGCGGGTAATGTTTTGTAAAGTTTCTACCATCACAAAATAAACCTTCTTTTGAGTTTTAGATGACTCCCCAGTAAGGTTCATGTTGGTTTCGGAAAGGGAAAGAATTTTATCCGTCAAATTCGGATTAAAAATGCCTTTGTAGACATAACTTAAGTTATAATCTTCCAACTCCTTAAACAAAATAAAGAGCTGTTCGCCGCTTATGCAGTATGTGGCCGTAGAAAGCACATACTAATATAAGTATTTTTGATATATTCCAAAACCCCACCCCTATAGACTTTTTGCCTATAGGGGTTTAGGTCTTATCTAGTACCTAGCATGGCTAAAGTAGCCTGGGTTTGCAGATTGGTAATGAAACAAGTTAGATCTTTTACATGGGGCTGAGCTTGCAATGCAGCATCAATTTCAGCGGCACGACCGGATACAGGCTCATTCATTTGTTCGTAGGTGTAGATTTTACTGTTTAGTTTCGATTCAAAATTCACCACAGCCTCAATGAAATTTGCTTTTTCAGGAAAGGCATTAAATTGAACCGGTGTTAGAACAGTAGGAGTGATTTGCTCATCATTTTTAAGATAAGTTTGAAAATCAACACCCGCAATTCCGTTAATAATGGCATCCTTTAATTTATCTGCACTTTGCATAAAGGCATGATAAGATTCCATATTCTCTTGATGGAGAGAATCAGGCTTAACCAACATTTTCATGGTGTTTAAAGTCTGATTTTCGTTACGCATGTAATTAACGGTTGCTTTGCTTAGCGTTAAACTTGGCGACGCTTTCGGAAGCACCATGGATAAACCGGTACCTGTTAAAATCAGCACAGAGGTAACAATGGTGTTTACTTTTGTTTCAGGGTTTTTAATGCCGCTGATGAAGTAAAGCGGAAGAAACACCAATAGAACAATACTTAAAGTAACCGATAAGAGAATGCCGGCATAAGGCCAATGCATAATTTTGAAGAGAGAGGTGATGCCAACCATAGTAGCGGCAATGGAACCGGTAGCTAAAATGAGTTTATCTCTCGTGTTTTGTTTTTCCTTTATTTTTAAAGTGAACATAAAAGGAAGGAAAATTAAACTCATGGATACAATACCCAGTAACATTAAAAAGTTTGCTCCGGGCCAGTGCATTACTTTAAATGAAGCGCCGACAAGTGTAGCAAATGCGCCAAACAAGCCGCTGTAGATCATTATTTTTTTCATGGTGTAATAGTGTTTAAAGATTAATAAATTGATGGTTTCTTCTTCTATCTCCCAGAGTTCGCTCTTGCAAAATTTGGGAATGGTTTGTTTATAGAAGTCCTCAAAGTCTCCATCATGACTGAGGTTTTGTTCAATGATGCAACAAACATGATCCAGGAGGTTTAACTGCAGGTCCTCCATCTCAATGCCACGACGTCTTATGTCATCGAGAATAAAATCTATTTGTTTATCACTGATGTGGTACATTTAATATTATTTAAGTTCGCTAAGTGCTTTTTTTATTGCTTTACAACTTTCTTTATCCCTTAAGGAATCTTCTGGGGCTGTTTTGCCAACGATTCCTAAAGTATCAAAAAAGACTATTTTACTGCTATCTGTTTTCATAATCACGCTCAAAGGGTATTTTGGATACCAAAAACGACTGTATTTAAAATTCAACTCCTGATTAATGGCAAGAATAAAATCTTCAGAATTGAAAACGTATAGAAAATTTCTAGTTGATGCCGAATCATCCTTTAATACTTTTTTCGAACGAGTTTCCTTTTCATCATTTACTAAAACATAACCTAATTGAGAGTTTAACGGCATTATTAAAGTGTCGTATATCAGTAGAGGTTTTGTTGACCAATAATGGTGAGTTGACCAGAAATGAAAGAACAGGTATTTTTTGGACTTTAGTTCAGGAAATTGGATATATAAAGAGTCTAAAAATTTCTTTTTTGCTATGGGCGCGTTAACGATTTTCTGCGTTTTACTTGGGTAATAAGTAATTGTTTCCTTTTTCCTTTGGAAATATGCAAATATCTGTATGCCTACAAAAATTAAATTAAGCATAAGGGAAACTAAAAGGGCTATTTTAAACGAGCGCTTCATTTTTAATTAGGTAAAGTTTGTAGAAAGCGTGATAGGAAAATATGCTGATTTACGATGTGTTTACAATCAAAAACTACTTTGCCGGTTTTGTCAAGCACAAAATATCCTTGCGAAAAACCTTGTGGTGCTTTTTTGCTGTTCAAAAAGCCAGATAATAGTTTAGTTTGACCATCAACAAAAAGAACATTTTTAAAAAGTGATTTGTATTCAATTATAGTTTGATCCACGTATTCGTCTGAGCGTTTAAACGCAAAGATGTGTACTGTGTTTTTATTATAAATTCCGGCGATTGAATCAAGTTGGCGTAATTTTCCTAAACGATATTCTTTATTTTGTTTAATTTCAGAAGAGTCACGGGGTTCTGGGGTGTACTTTCTTTCATATTCGGACATTGGGTCACCAACAAATGAAATACATAAATAACTTTTTTCTAATGCTGAAGGATTCTTTTCTTTTAATTGCTCAGTAAGTACTTTAAATCCTTCATCCAACGTAACACTTTTCATCATTTCCCATTCCTTATTGTACTGCCAATTCTTGTAATAGTTATAACCGAATTTTGAAAGCACCAAAACATTGTATCCTAATGAGAGAACAAGTAATATGTATAAAAAGCGTTTCATTTTATAATAGTTTTTAAAATATAAAAGGCCTACTGTTTCTTCTTCTATTTCCCAGAGTTCTGATTTAAAAAATTGTTTTATGGTTTCGTTGTATTTTTCGTTAAAATCATCTGTTTCTTTAAGCTCTCTCTCCAGTATACAGCAAATATGATCCAGGAGGTTAAGTTGTAGGTCCTCCATCTCAATGCCACGTTTTTTAATGTCATCAAGTATAAATTCTATTTGCTCGTCAGAGACTCGGTACATTAAGCTTGCTTGGGCTTTATATCAAGCAAAAATTTCATGGTATTCATAAAGTCGGCAAACTCACTTAATTTTTCTTTCGTTAATTTTTTGCCTTCCGGACTTAATGAATAATATTTTCTAACGCGCTTACCAATAAATTCGGTTTCAGTAATTAAAATACCTTCTGCCTCTAATGCATGCAGAGTAGGGTAAAGCGCTCCTTCCGTAATTTGAATTTTATCTTTGGTCATCTCTTTTACCATCTGTGTAATTTCATAACCATACATCTTCTTGTGCTCGGCCAACAGTTTTAAAACGATGGTCTTTAAGGTGCCTTTTATTAATTCGGATGAATACATGTTTTTCCTTTTATAATGTTTTACTTAAGACAAAGATACATCTAAATCCAATACATAAGAAACCAATGTATATGAATATTATGTAATTTGCTGATTTAGAGGGAGTAAAATTTTAAAAGTGGAATCACCCCCTCCCGCTTCGCGGAAGCGCACTCCCCCTCTCCCTTGGGAGAGGGCTGGGGTGAGGGTCTGCTTTAGTCACTACTAAAACCCCTCTGTCCTGCGGACATCTCCCCTTAGCAGGGGAGAATTTAGTCATGGTTCAATTTAGCCTTTATATTAACGAATAGGCTCTCACCCTGCTAAAGAGTAAACTTACTTCTTATATAAATTCATCTCGTCGATATACTGCCAGGCTTTTTCAGGTAAATAATGGCGCACATCTTTTTTCTTTTTGATGGCATCGCGGATGAAGGTGGAGGAGATATCAATAAAAGGTGCCTGCGTGAGAACTACGTTAGGATGTTGTTCTAATTCACTTGATTTAGCGCCAGGTCGCGGATACACATACAATTTATATTTCTTTAAAATCTCTTCGTAGTTTTTCCATTTATGGAAGTTCTCTAAATTATCCTGTCCGATGATTAAACTAAATGTATGTTGAGGATATTTTTCTTTTAAATGCACTAAGGTATTTATTGTATAAGAAGGTTGAGGCAAATCGAATTCAATGGTGCTGCTTTTAAAACGCGCATCGTCTTCAATGGCTACGTTTACCATATACAAACGCTGATTCTGGTTGAGCAGACTAGCTTTTTCTTTTAACGGATTATGCGGAGAGATAACAAACCACACTTGCTCCATATCGGTAAACTCCACCATGTAATTAGCTAAGGCCATGTGGCCAACATGAATGGGATTAAATGAACCGAAGAATAAACCTATGTGCATTTTGTTGTTTTTTATTTTGTCAGTTCGTCCCGATAGCTATCGGGAGTACTCGAGAACTATATTTAATTTCATTAGTGTCGTGTCTCGACTTCGCTCGACATGACACCGGCTTTGGTTCGACATGACACGGTGAGGGCCCCTGAGCCTGTCGAAGGGTCCATTGTAATTTACTTCCCTAACATCTTCGCGATGTATTTTCCTACTATGTCAAATTCCAGATTCAATTTTGTGCCGCGTTCTATCGATTTAAAATTGGTGTGCTCAAATGTGTACGGAATAATATGAACCGAAAACATATTTGGCTTCGAATCCACCACCGTTAAACTTACACCGTTAATCGTAATACTTCCTTTCTCAACAGTAATATGTTTAGGGTTGCTTTCATACTCAAACACAAATTCCCAGCTGCCATTTAAATTATTAACGCTAACACAAGTCGCGGTTGTATCCACATGCCCTTGTACAATATGTCCGTCAAATCTTCCGTTCGCCGGCATGCAGCGTTCTAAATTCACCACATCCCCAACTTTTAAACTTCCTAAATTGGTGCGCTTCAAAGTTTCGTCAATAGCGGTTACCGTATAACGATCGCCGCTTATTTTCACAACCGTAAGGCACACACCGTTATGCGCTACACTTTGATCGATTTTTAATTCGTGTGTGATAGAGGAAGAAAAAGTAAAATGCACATTGCTGCCTTCTTTTTCAATGCTTTCTGTTTTTGCTAATGTTTCAATGATGCCTGTAAACATTTTACTTTTTTAATAAGAGTTGTTCAACTAAATGTTCTGTTTTTTCTGTGTATTGTACATACGCTTTTCCTGTAGCCGGACCGCTGAATCCGGTGTAAATACTTTTTACTTCATGATTGCGGTCGAGTATAATAGTAGTTGGAAACGCGCTGATGTTGTTGAAGAAAGGCAAACTCTCCGCGGCTTTTGCTTTTCCTGTTAAACCTGTAATCAACACATCATAATCAACCATAAAGCGTTTTTTCAGACGTAAAACATTTTTCTTGGCTTTTTCAAAATCGTCGGTGCGTTCATAGGCTAAAGCAATAATTTCCAAACCGGAGTTTTGATATTTATGGTACACTTTCGATAAGTAAGCCGTTTCATCCATGCAATTCGGACACCAGCTGCCCATCAACTGAATGATGATGACTTTGTTTTTATATTTTTCATCACTCAAACTTACTTTTTTGCCGTCTGTATCCGGAAAGGTGAAATAAATTTTTTCTCCCGGTGTTTTTAAAACAGTAATCGACTCCGGATTTTTTAATTTGAATTGTTCATTGCGTTTCGCGACAAAATTTTCGGTACCGCTATTGCTGTAAAATACTTTTCCTTCCAAATCATTTACTTTTCCTGTTTTGTTGGCTGCGGTCATGAAAAACAAAAAAGCATGGGAACCATCAAAGCAGGAGAGCGACATGTTTGAATTTTGCACGGCTCCTTCCAAATAGCGATAGTCGCCGGTTTCAGTTAAGAACGTGCCGGTTACTTTACTGCCACTTTGTTTAAATATACCAACCGCTTTATACGCATCAGAAGTGCCAGCGTTAAACGTGACTTCATAGCGACCGGTAAAATCCACTTTAGGTTTGGCAGTGGTTACAAATCGTGTAGCGTTGTTATACACCGCTTCAAACTGAAGTACATTCTTTGTTTTTTTGGTATGATTAATCCAAACACCGTTTAAAGAATCGTTTCGTAATGCTGTGCGGAACTCCGTATCAAACACCGGCATGTAAAAGTTAACAGAGTCGCCAAACACAGAAACTTCATCTACCACAATTTTTTCGTCGGCATTGAGCACTTCAATAACGGGAGCGTTGTTAATGTATTTTACATTAAAGTTGAAAGGAAGAATGATTTCGTTTTTTGTTTCACTTAATGTAAGTACACCGCGCCAAATGCCTTTTTTGAATGTTTGAGCATTTGAGCAAAATATGTAGAGCCAAAGGTATACTAAAAGTGCTTTACGCATTATGAAGGGGTATTGGTAATGTCTGTAGGAGGATTTTTATCATTCTCTTCTTTTTTCTCGCCCCTGTTCTTTATCCATTTCCAAATTCCTGCGGCGGCAGCGGCGATGCCGATAAATATAAGTTTAGAATATTTTAATAATAGTGCAAAGAAACCAACTTTAGCTAAAACCTTTCCGGCTACTAAACCTCCAACTGTCCAAGCTGCAACTTGATCAATTTCCGGATTAAAATCCTTATATCTATTACCTTCTGTGAATTCAACCGATGATAATAAATAATTGATGACAGGCTTTACTTCAGGTAAAGAGTGTATACTTCCTACGGCGTTCATCGATAATACACCTTTTCTTCCTAAAGCGCGTACATCGTAGTTCAAAGTATTAATGGTAGACTCTCCAAATTTTAATTCTTTAGCCCAATGTAGAACCTTGCGCTCCTTATCATAAAACGGAGCAGAGGCCCAACCAATTAATTCAATGCGTTCGTATCCGTTTTTTTCTCTTTCAGCACTATTCTCCAACGTTTCTTTTTTCATTGTCTCTAATAACTCGGCATAATCCATGTCTTCCGCATCATCATCTTCTACAAAACCCATTTCATCAAAGCTAATTGTAAAGGCCCATGAGTTTGAATCAAGCGGCGTGTATTTTTCCGGGAATAACATACCAATTATACCATCAGCGTTTGGATTACCCCATAAATCAACTAATACAGTTTTAGATTGCTTTGCATCTAAAAACTTTAATCCTTTTGGTGTTTTGATTTTCGCCATACCACCGTCCAATAAAATTTCACCGGTTTGGTAAGTAAAACTTTTATTAATGGAATCATAATAGTTTTGCGTAGCCTGCATAAGAAGTGCTAAGGAGTCCTCCTTAATTTCCTGTGCGAAGCTTGCCAAGCTAAAAAATGCTATTAGTAAGGTGTAGGTTATTTTTTTCATATAGTAAATATAGATTATTTAGGCAAAGAACAAAAAATATTTATGCCATTTAGTAATAAAAACTACATCACAATGTTTACAATCTTCTTCGGAACAATAATCAC is a window of Bacteroidota bacterium DNA encoding:
- a CDS encoding tetratricopeptide repeat protein, with product MRVIRFIIFLVLVCCITIRANAQQDSVRDLIATTQNDSIKIMAYTGLAFSKLNKPAEALQVISEMRLYAQSLKDEKWQALCKRKLGTLYHRLNYFDKALEYYIESAAVFEKLNDKDGIANCYNNIANAYASKGELTLDKNYYERATEFHLKCIDLRRQSDTSQLSNSYNNIAIVYMYQEKWDLALEYLTKAYKIFSVVPEGAGGLDMVTINLGDLYLKKALKERKPEDFDKAMGYFKNRMDAYKGSGANDRQVKVLSSIGQILCETGKCREAMKLLRRAMDMSLQIKNKGSIMEASYLLSEALEKQGDLAGAIHYMKLYNQTKDSLVNERNTNAMEQMQALYESNEKDKEIKSLSSENEMQAMRVNRQRTALVTLIGGLALLVIVALLLFNRYNIKRKANVELARAYQKIEVKNNQITDSINYAKRIQTAILPPQEAIKAHLKNHFIYYSPKDIVSGDFYWFTHHNSKSFFAVADCTGHGVPGALMSMIGNTLLNEIVNQKNILDPAEILFHLNEGVIKALRQSGVDIMEQDDGMDICVCYIDDKKKNELQYASANLSIYVKSNGVAKELKGDIFSIGGGLGSSGKMFQTKTELLNDGDAVIMSTDGYYDQFGGSNNSKFLVSNFENLITQIDFVNGQPQQILKEKLESWKGQRHQTDDVLVAGFII
- a CDS encoding DUF1987 domain-containing protein, whose amino-acid sequence is MEDVYEIKATEDTPAVTLHKTNGLLSISGKSLPEDSATFYQPVIEWLSVYLNNAPSSTTAEFKLEYFNTSSSKQIFKIISLLKELSKTKSVAIRWYFDKGDKDMQLSGERFSKLCQMPIETIQN
- a CDS encoding SiaB family protein kinase codes for the protein MLSTATYCISGEQLFILFKELEDYNLSYVYKGIFNPNLTDKILSLSETNMNLTGESSKTQKKVYFVMVETLQNITRHQDLTQSEENHAFFVVLNKNGEYSLTSGNIIDDSKTAELSSSIEKINSLDPDGLKEYSKYVLENTGLSDKGGAGLGLIEMARKSGNKLLYHFRKLKDNSSFFYFNTKVHSEKSTAELNNSPDNIMRLHDFTKEHKINLIYQGVFTHENLKSLLTMTEGSVSKNDDLAFKRKTVNVMVELLQNICNHASTPNKESLGKHGILIVSSNDKGCCISSGNYINNSEVNALKQKIDLVNSLNNSQLEDLYSETIVKEQEPGQKGAGLGFIDIKMKSGNNIDYTVVNCANAYSFLSINAFIAF
- a CDS encoding helix-turn-helix transcriptional regulator; translation: MYSSELIKGTLKTIVLKLLAEHKKMYGYEITQMVKEMTKDKIQITEGALYPTLHALEAEGILITETEFIGKRVRKYYSLSPEGKKLTKEKLSEFADFMNTMKFLLDIKPKQA
- a CDS encoding nicotinate-nucleotide adenylyltransferase is translated as MHIGLFFGSFNPIHVGHMALANYMVEFTDMEQVWFVISPHNPLKEKASLLNQNQRLYMVNVAIEDDARFKSSTIEFDLPQPSYTINTLVHLKEKYPQHTFSLIIGQDNLENFHKWKNYEEILKKYKLYVYPRPGAKSSELEQHPNVVLTQAPFIDISSTFIRDAIKKKKDVRHYLPEKAWQYIDEMNLYKK
- a CDS encoding riboflavin synthase, giving the protein MFTGIIETLAKTESIEKEGSNVHFTFSSSITHELKIDQSVAHNGVCLTVVKISGDRYTVTAIDETLKRTNLGSLKVGDVVNLERCMPANGRFDGHIVQGHVDTTATCVSVNNLNGSWEFVFEYESNPKHITVEKGSITINGVSLTVVDSKPNMFSVHIIPYTFEHTNFKSIERGTKLNLEFDIVGKYIAKMLGK
- a CDS encoding TlpA family protein disulfide reductase, whose product is MRKALLVYLWLYIFCSNAQTFKKGIWRGVLTLSETKNEIILPFNFNVKYINNAPVIEVLNADEKIVVDEVSVFGDSVNFYMPVFDTEFRTALRNDSLNGVWINHTKKTKNVLQFEAVYNNATRFVTTAKPKVDFTGRYEVTFNAGTSDAYKAVGIFKQSGSKVTGTFLTETGDYRYLEGAVQNSNMSLSCFDGSHAFLFFMTAANKTGKVNDLEGKVFYSNSGTENFVAKRNEQFKLKNPESITVLKTPGEKIYFTFPDTDGKKVSLSDEKYKNKVIIIQLMGSWCPNCMDETAYLSKVYHKYQNSGLEIIALAYERTDDFEKAKKNVLRLKKRFMVDYDVLITGLTGKAKAAESLPFFNNISAFPTTIILDRNHEVKSIYTGFSGPATGKAYVQYTEKTEHLVEQLLLKK
- a CDS encoding DUF2167 domain-containing protein, with the translated sequence MKKITYTLLIAFFSLASFAQEIKEDSLALLMQATQNYYDSINKSFTYQTGEILLDGGMAKIKTPKGLKFLDAKQSKTVLVDLWGNPNADGIIGMLFPEKYTPLDSNSWAFTISFDEMGFVEDDDAEDMDYAELLETMKKETLENSAEREKNGYERIELIGWASAPFYDKERKVLHWAKELKFGESTINTLNYDVRALGRKGVLSMNAVGSIHSLPEVKPVINYLLSSVEFTEGNRYKDFNPEIDQVAAWTVGGLVAGKVLAKVGFFALLLKYSKLIFIGIAAAAAGIWKWIKNRGEKKEENDKNPPTDITNTPS